Genomic DNA from Verrucomicrobiota bacterium:
CCATTTTGCCGCGATTTCCGGGCCCGGACCGCTTGTTGGCCCCGTGCTCGCCGCGCAGTTCGGCTACTTGCCGGGGACGCTGTGGATCTTGATCGGCGTCGTGCTGGGCGGCGCGGTGCAGGATTTTGTCATTTTGTTCTGCTCGATGCGGCGCAATGGCAAATCGCTCGGCCAAATGGTGAAGGAGGAATTGAACACCACGGCCGGGGTGATCGGCGTCGCCGCGATTCTGGCCATCATGATTATCCTGCTCGCGGTGCTGGCGTTGGTCGTGGTGAAAGCGCTGGCGGAAAGTCCTTGGGGCGTTTTCACGGTGGGCGCGACGATTCCCATCGCGATGCTCATGGGGGGCTACCTTCGCTTCTGGCGGGTCGGGAAGGTGATGGAGGTCTCGGCCATCGGCGTGGTGCTTTTGCTGCTGGCGGTGTGGGGCGGGCAATTCGTTCATTCGCACGCCACGCTGGGAAAAGCCTTCACGTTGCGAGACATCACGCTTGCCTGGGCCATCATTCTTTACGGGCTGGCGGCCAGCGTGCTGCCGGTCTGGTTGTTGCTCGCGCCGCGCGATTATCTGAGCACCTTCATGAAGCTCGGCACGATCTTCGCCCTGGCTTTCGGCGTGTTTCTCGTGCTGCCCAATCTGAAGATGCCGGCCATCAGCCAGTTCATCGACGGCTCCGGACTCGTGGTGGCGGGGAAACTCTTTCCGTTTTGTTTCATCACGATCGCTTGCGGCGCGATCTCCGGTTTTCACACGCTGATTTCCAGCGGCGTCACGCCGAAGATCATCACGCGCGAAAGCTACGCCCGGCCTATCGGCTACGGCGCGATGTGCCTGGAATCGCTGGTCGCAATCATGGCGATGATTGCCGCGTGCACGCTCGAACCGGGCGTCTATCTCAGCATGAACGTCAAAGGGGCCGGTGCGGATGCCGCAGCCATCGCGGCGGACACGGTGGCGAAGGTAACGGCGACCGGCTTTTCAGTGACGACGGAGCAGATGGACACGCTCGCGACGCAGATCGGCGAGAAAACTTTGTTCGGCCGCACGGGCGGCGCTGCCACGCTGGCGGTCGGGATGGCGAATATTTTTTCCGGCGTCACGGGCGGGCGGTGGCTGGACCTGTGGTACCACTTTGCGATCATGTTTGAAGCGCTGTTCATCCTGACCACGCTCGACGCAGGCACGCGCGTCGGACGCTACTTGCTGCAAGACGTGCTGGGCAACGTGTGGAAGCCGCTCGGCGACACCAAACGCGTCTCCGCCAACGTGCTGGCGAGCGTCTTGGTCGTGGCGGGCTGGGGTTATTTTCTGATCCAGGGTGTGCGCGATCCGCTCGGCGGCATCAACTCGCTCTGGCCCCTCTTCGGCATTGCCAATCAACTCCTGGCCAGCATCGCGCTCTGTCTGGCGACGACGGTCATTTTGAAAATGCAACTGACGCAAAGCGCAGGGCAGGCTTCCGGCCTGCCGGCTGGGGCGGCATCTCGCCGCTCGAACGACGAGGCAGGGATGCCTCGCCAACCGGCAGACAGGATGTCTGCCCTACATTCTCAGCCAGGCGCTGGCCGGCCCGCGTACGCGCTCGTGACTCTGCTGCCGCTCGTCTGGCTGCTCTCGGTCACCATGACCGCGGGCGTTCAGAAGATCTTTCACGCCGATCCGCGAATCGGATTTTTGTCTCAGGCCAAATCGTTGAATGAAAAACTTCCAGCGTTGGAGCAAGCCCTCCGCTCAGCCGAGGCGGGTGGCGACACAAAAATCATCGCTGACGCGCGGAAAGCTGTAGCCACGAACCGAACCCTCCATTTCAACAACGTGCTCGACGCCGCGGTGGCCGGCATTTTTCTGACGCTCGTCGTGATGATCGTGGTTTTGAGCGCGCGCGAATGGCTCTTGTTGATCGCGCGGCGCAGGCTGGCCGTCTTGCGCGAAGCAGAACCGGTCTGGCTGCCCGATTACGTTCTGGCGGAAGGAAAACCTCTGCGCTTGTTCGGCCTCTTCGCGCTGGCGTTTGCGCTGGCGCGGGAATTGTCCGGCGAAGCCGCCCTGGATCGGGCGCAGAACGCTGCGCAGGCGTGCGATTGTTCCGGAAACAGCCCGGCCTGTGAACCGTTCAACGTCCAGAGGTCGAAATCCGATGCCGAACGTTTGGGTTGTGCGGTTGGAACATCGAACATCGAACATCGAACGTCGAACGTCGAACCTTCCGCGAGCCGGCTTGATCGGGGAAAACTCTTTGCCGGGTGCCTGGAACGGCGCTTCAAGGGCATCAATCGCTGCTGTTGATTCCTCCGGAACTGGCGCTATACTGTGGGGTGCGCATGAAACACGCGAGTTGCCTTCCGAACCGCCCGGCTGGAGCGCCCCTATGGGGTGTCTGACCACGTCTCGATGATCTGGGCTTTCTTCATCGCCGCTCCACATCCGCGTCCATCTGGGTTCATCCGTGGTTTCAACTTGATTTCTGAGGAATGACGCAGCGGATCGGCTTATTTGGAGGTTCCTTCAACCCGGTTCATCTGGGACACCTCCTGGTCGCGCAAGCGGCGCGCGAGGAATTGCAGCTCGACCGCATTGTTTTCACTCCGGCTGCGATGTCCCCGTTCAAACCCGGCCTCGAACTGGCTCCAGCCGCTCAACGCTTGCGTCTGTTGCGCCTGGCGCTGGCCGGACGGACGTATTGCGAAATCGACGATCAAGAAATCCGGCGCGGCGGCATTTCCTACACCATCGAAACCGTGCGCGAATACAGATGCCGCGGCCCGGAAGCCCGGCTCTTTTATTTGATCGGCGCGGACCACGTGCCCCAACTTCCTTTGTGGAGGGACGCCGAAGAATTGGCCCGGCTGGTCGAATTCGTCGTGATTCCGCGTCCGGGCCAGGCGTTCCAAGAAGCGCCCGCGCCCTTCCGCAGCCACCCGTTGCGGGGATTTCCCCTGGGCGTCTCCGCGTCGCAAATCCGGGACCGCGTTCGCGACGGATTGCCCATCGACTCGTTAGTGCCGCCGCTGGTGGCCGAAGCGATTCTCGCCGGCCGCATGTATTCGAAGAAAGACCCATAAACCTCCATGAATTCAAGAACCCTGGCCCTGCGCTGCCGCGAATTGGCCGACAACAAAAAAGCCGAAAACATCGTCATCCTGGACGTCAAGAAACTCTCGTCCATCACCGACTACTTCGTGATCGCGACGGGCACGAGCGAGCCGCACGTGCGCGCAATTGTCGATGAGATTCGGGACAAACTGGATGAAGAATGCCGGCTCCGGCCCCGCGCGACCGATGGCACGCTGCAAACCGCCTGGGTGGTGCTCGATTACTTCGACGTGATCATCCACATCATGCGGCCCGACGTCCGGGACCACTACGATTTGGAAGGTTTGTGGGGGGATGCGCCGAGGGTTCGTGTCCGACAGAGGAAAGCGACGGCGGCGGAATTATGATTTATGACTTACGATTTATGATTTTGGTTTGGCTTTTAGAACCACGCAGGCGCAGGAAACCCAATCATAAATCACAACTCCTCAATCATAAATTTTCTTCACTCGGCGCCCATCTTCGCCGGTGTTTCACCCGACACTTTCAACATGTCGTCCAGGAGGCGTTTGAAATCCTCCAAACCGGTGGCGGGAATGATGATCGTGTCACGGCGGCCGTTGACGTCTTCGGTGATGCGAAGAAAGCGGCCTCGCGGATTCTCCTTCAGCGTGAAGACGAACGTCTTTCGTTCGATCTGAATTTTGTCCGATTTGATCGTTTCCTCGATGACGGGCGGCTTGGAGCCGGAAGGCGCGTGGAGACGATGGCCGTAAGGTGAAGGTCTTTCATTCGAGATCATACAACTTTTTCACAAGGGGCCGTCACACGCCACCGATGCTATTCCAGATACCTCCTTACAGACACTTACGATGCCCCTTTTGTCAACCCTTGAATTTGTTGGCGTTCAAAAACCGCGGCGCGCCGACCGGCGCGCTCGTCTGAACCAAATGAACCACCAGTCCGAGCGCCGCCAGGCCCTGGCAAACCTGCAGAACTCCTTCCCAATGGCGCAACGGCCGGCGGGCATTTTCCCTCTGTTGCGGGGTGGAACGCGCCCCATAAAGGTCCAGGTGAAGTCTCGTGACCTTCGGCCGCAGCCACAACCCGCCCGCGAGGCCCAGACCCAGCAAGCTCAACGCGAGATAAACCGACCACGGCTTCAAAGGACGGCCCGTGTAGAGCCACTCGGCCAGCAAATGAACGACGGCAATCCCGCCGCACCAGTACTGGAGGATAAAGTAGCGTTCGAGCACGATTTGCCACGCCCGGCCCGTGTGCGACGGAGGAAGAATCGCCTGCATGGACTCGGAAGCCAGCGCCGGAGCCAGGATGATGCAGGAGAAAAAGGCGGCGCCCAACCAGATCGCGGCATTGATGATCCCGATGCATCGCAGGAAGAAGAGCACGGAGCGACCGTAAAAAAAAAATTTCGGAGTGCCAAGCTTGGAAACGGCGCATGCTCAGGTAGGGCGAGTCCGTCCCGGCGAGCCGCTCCACGTAGGGCGAGTCTGTCCCGGCGAGCCGCTCCACGGGCTCGGAACACGTCTGGATCGGCTCGCTGGGGACAGGCTCGCCCTACCCACCCAGTTTCAATAGGAGGCTTCCTTTCGCTTCGCGCATGCATTGGGACCCTGAACAGTCCACGGTGGGGCGAGACTCCGGCCGAGCTTTGTCTTCCTTGAAAAGAAGGTTGGGGAGGACTCGGCGGGGCTCGGCGGGAGGCTCACTCCACCGTTTCAGTTCTTACTTGCGGCGTTCGCGGGCGGGGCGTTGTTTGAAGGAGGCGTGACCGCAGGCTGATTCGTCGGGGTGGCGGACGGCGATGGAGCCGGGAGGCCAAGCTTGGTCCGGAGCTGATTGGCGATTCGCGGATCAAGGCCGCTCTCTGGATCAAGCATCCGATCCAGGACTTGCTTCTTAAGCTGCGCCAGCGGCGGCAAGCCAACCCGACCTTTTGAAATGGTTCCGATTTCCTGCATGAACCGGCTCCAGATCCGCTGCGCGAAGCGATCGTAGCCGGTGGCCAGGTCGTCCTCATCAATCGCCAGATTCAGGAACACACTTTCCAGCATCCCTTCAAGGATCGCTTTGACCCGGTCGTGGCTCGTCTCACCGATGTCTTCGGCGACGCGGGCGAGGGCGTATTCATCCAGGCCCTGATTGGCCGGGATTGCGGTGGGATACTTTTTGCGCAGGTATTTGAACCATTCATCCGCCTGGGTGAGCCGGTTATAGTCGTAGAGGAAATACACCGCCGTCTTCAAAAAATTCTTGTGGGCCGTCTCTATGTTCTGCCGCATGTTCGGCTCCAGTTCCATCATTTCTTCGTAAGCGCGGCTGGTGCGGGCGACGATCTCCAGGTTCGGAGCCGTGGTGAATTCGCTGCCGCCTTTGGCCAGGAAGACCAGCCGCCCGCGGTGGAAGGCGAGTTGCATGGACTGGAAGATGACGCGGCGCAGATTGATCGAGTCCTGTTCTTTGAGGATGGCGCCTTTGATATTCTCCAGGCCCACGAAAGCCCAGTAAACGGCGTGCGTCTCCGGGAGGCGCCATTCCAGCGGGCCGTATTCCTCATCCACCAGTTTCATCCAGCGCGGGTCCATCTTGTATTTCTCACGCAGCGTCTGGACGCGGGCTCGGGCGTCGTCGGTTTGCGGATTGAGCAACTCGTCATAGTTCGGGCGGCCCGATCCGAGGAGCGGGCCTATTTCATCCACCCACATGGCTTTGTAATAATTGTGGGCGTCGTCGAGGTTCGCTCCCATCTTGTGCTGGAAATGCCAGGCCAGCTCGCGATAGAGAAGCGCTTCCTTGGGGTTGTAGCGCAGGCCTTCGTCGCGCAACAGCTCGATGCCGCGCTTCACCCAGAGCCAGCGGTCTTTCGGATCGTTGAACTTGACGGAAATGTTGTAGGACATGTTCCACGCCAGATGGACCCAGACGGTAGCGAAGTGCGGCTGAAGTTTGGTGATCCAATCCGAAAGCTGAACCATCTCGAAGAATTTGTCCTGCTCCTGCAAATCCGCGACGCGAATCCAGAGCATGTTCGCGATCAATCCGCGAAAGCCGCCCAACGCCACGGTCGTGAAAGCCAGCACGGGCGGCGCGTTGTCGAGAATGTCGGCGCGCGTCAATCCCATCGTCTCGCGCCGTTGATTGAGCTGCTCTTGTGCGAGTGACACCGCGAACAGGAGCGCCACCGCCAGGAAAGCGAGAAGCGGCTTGTAGAATCTAGATCGAAAGGAACTCATGGATATCCACCCTCTCCCAGCGGGAGAGGGCCGGGGTGAGGGAGAGCGGCCGCCAGACTTTTACGCTTCCGATCCGCCGACGTGTTCACCCTCACCCTGCCCCTCTCCCTCAAGGGATAGGGGATCTGTATTCGCGGTTGTTTCATGGCCATTCGAGGTTTTCTGGGTTCGAAACTTGCTCAGTTATTCCCTTGCGCGGTGGCCAGCTCTCGCCGGTTGAAAATAAGGATGCCCGAAGCGCACAGCACGCCTCCCATGCACAAACAGATTTGCGCGAACGCTTGTCCGAGTTGTCCCCAGGAAATGCTCCGGCCCGTGCTCAGGGAATCGATGGGCGAGAATCCTTTCACCATATTGATCAGGTGCAGCAACACCCGGAACATCGGCAGCGCAAACTGATCGATCACGGTGGGTTTGTCCGCGACGCCGGTGTCGTGGTTCACCTCGAACACCGTCCCCTGTTCCAAAACCAGCGCGATGGTTCCGCTGCACATGCCGATGATCAGCACGCCGAGCGAGAAAAACGCCGCGACCGGGAACGACAGAAAACTGGACGCCGCCAATCCCAGCGCGCCCAGAAACGCCAGCCAGAAGAAAATGATCAACACACCCCGGAAATAGTTCAGTCCGAATCCGCCTTCTCGATAGAGCACCTCCATCCCTTCCTCCAGCGGGAAGAGCACGGCGGTTTCGTTGCGATTGATGAAGTTGACGATCAACTGGCCTTTCTCGTTGACCATGTTGGGCGGGATGATGAGATCGTGAAAGGTGTCGGCCGCCAGACTCATGTTGGTCTGGTAAACCCGGGCCGAGTCGAGATCGCCGATCGCGAAAAGGCCGAGATACGTTTTGGAAGCGCTGGTCTGAGCGACATTGAATTTGACCCGCAGGTAAACGGGTTGATCGCGCGAGAAACTATGGGCCGATCCCAGATCGAGCGTCCAGCGGCGGAGATGTTCGGGGGGCACCACCTGTTCCTGGGCTTTGAACTGCTCCCGAATCTGCTTGCGCATGTACTCCAGGTCCGAAAGCGGCACGGCGCTGGCCTTGATCTTGTTCTTGAGTTCCTCTTCGACCGCGGGTTCGAAATCAGGCACCGGTTCTTTGACCGAGCCGCGCGCGACCATGACTTCGTTCCGCAGAATCGCCTGCTGTTCCGCGGGAAGTTTCTGGGCGCGCCACTGCATGAGCAGATAGACCGCGCCGGAGGAAAGCGCGAGCAAGGCCGCGTTCAGCGCCAGAATCCCCAGCCATTTGCCCAGCCAGATTTGCCAGCGCGCGACGGGTTTGACCGCCACCACCTGAATCTGCGCCTCCTCGATGTCTCGCGCCAGAGTGCCGCAAGCCATCCAGAGCGTGGCGAATCCGAGCAAAGCGGTGATGGTCGCCAGCGTGTAGGTCAGCAGAATCTGCGTGAATCCGCGCGCCGTGCCGTCGTCCTTGATCACCAGAGGCAAAATGACCACCGCGCCCAGCAACACGGCTGCGAGCACGAGCACGAGACGAAGCCGGAGCGCCGCTTTCAGGGTGAGCCAGGCGATCGCGCGAATCTGTTGCATAAGGCAGGGGACTAACCTCTTAATGAGTCGAAGACATCAGTGTTCATCAGTGGTTAAAAAGCCTCGACAGTTCTCACCGCCGCTTCCGGAATGTTTCATTTCGGTTTACCCAGCAACGACGACAGCTTTTCGTTGGCCTTTTGCAGTTCCGCCTCCTTTTGGCCAGCCGCCACGGGCGAAGGCGCAGGCGCGGGCGTTTCTTGCGGCCGGGTCAAATCTTCCAGTTTTTTCTGATCGACGCTTTCGTTCGGTTGGCTTTCCACCGGTGCCGGCGCGCTTTGGGCCGCGGTGGGCAGCGTGAGGCGTTCGAGAATCTTGTCGGGCTGTGCGACTGGCGTGTCGGCATCGCCGCGCAAATAAGCCGCGACCCGATGGCCGGAAGTCGCGCCGGAGGTTTCGGCTTCCGTTTGCTTCGCCTTCTGAACCACACCCAGGAAATAGTTCTCCAGATTCTGAGTGGGCGTGTCGATGCGGACTTTGTCGGCGGCAACGTCATTCCGGACGATTTCGAGAATTCGCTCGACCGCTCCGCGCGGCAGGAGCGGAGTCGTGATCTGCATCGTGTCCGGTTGCGCCAGGAGTTCCTTGAGCGTGCCCTGCGCTTGAATTTTCCCGCCGTAATAAATCACCACGCGATCGCAGACGTCCTCGACGTCAGCCAGCAGATGGCTGCTGAGAATCACGGTTTTGCCGCGCCGGGCCAGAGCGAGAATCAGATCTTTCACTTCACGGCAACCGATCGGGTCCAGGCCGGCGGTCGGTTCGTCGAGAATGACCAGATCCGGATCGTTGATCAGCGCCTGGGCCAGGCCAATGCGGCGCTGCATGCCTTTGGAGAATTCGCCCACCAACCGGCGGCGCGCCTTGTCCAGTCCCACCATTTCCAGAAGCTGTTCCGAGCGTTGCTGGCGGTCCTTGGGCGGCAACGAAAACAAATTGCCGAAAAAATCCAGCGTCTCGTCCGAATCCAGGTACCGGTAAAGGTAAGATTCCTCCGGGAGGTAACCGATGCGCGATTTGGTCGCAACGTGCCGGGGCGAATGGTGGAAGACCTCGATGTGGCCGCGCGTCGGGTAAAGCAAACCCAGCAGCATCTTCACAGTGGTGGATTTGCCGGACCCGTTGGGGCCCAGCAGGCCGAACACTTCGCCGCGCCGGACT
This window encodes:
- a CDS encoding carbon starvation protein A, coding for MKKPLNQFIWLAVAVLGAWAYVTLALHRGEQISSAYILTAALCSYAIGFRFYSKWVAARILALNDRRATPCEVREDGKDFVKTNKWIVFGHHFAAISGPGPLVGPVLAAQFGYLPGTLWILIGVVLGGAVQDFVILFCSMRRNGKSLGQMVKEELNTTAGVIGVAAILAIMIILLAVLALVVVKALAESPWGVFTVGATIPIAMLMGGYLRFWRVGKVMEVSAIGVVLLLLAVWGGQFVHSHATLGKAFTLRDITLAWAIILYGLAASVLPVWLLLAPRDYLSTFMKLGTIFALAFGVFLVLPNLKMPAISQFIDGSGLVVAGKLFPFCFITIACGAISGFHTLISSGVTPKIITRESYARPIGYGAMCLESLVAIMAMIAACTLEPGVYLSMNVKGAGADAAAIAADTVAKVTATGFSVTTEQMDTLATQIGEKTLFGRTGGAATLAVGMANIFSGVTGGRWLDLWYHFAIMFEALFILTTLDAGTRVGRYLLQDVLGNVWKPLGDTKRVSANVLASVLVVAGWGYFLIQGVRDPLGGINSLWPLFGIANQLLASIALCLATTVILKMQLTQSAGQASGLPAGAASRRSNDEAGMPRQPADRMSALHSQPGAGRPAYALVTLLPLVWLLSVTMTAGVQKIFHADPRIGFLSQAKSLNEKLPALEQALRSAEAGGDTKIIADARKAVATNRTLHFNNVLDAAVAGIFLTLVVMIVVLSAREWLLLIARRRLAVLREAEPVWLPDYVLAEGKPLRLFGLFALAFALARELSGEAALDRAQNAAQACDCSGNSPACEPFNVQRSKSDAERLGCAVGTSNIEHRTSNVEPSASRLDRGKLFAGCLERRFKGINRCC
- the rsfS gene encoding ribosome silencing factor; translated protein: MNSRTLALRCRELADNKKAENIVILDVKKLSSITDYFVIATGTSEPHVRAIVDEIRDKLDEECRLRPRATDGTLQTAWVVLDYFDVIIHIMRPDVRDHYDLEGLWGDAPRVRVRQRKATAAEL
- a CDS encoding RNA-binding protein; the encoded protein is MISNERPSPYGHRLHAPSGSKPPVIEETIKSDKIQIERKTFVFTLKENPRGRFLRITEDVNGRRDTIIIPATGLEDFKRLLDDMLKVSGETPAKMGAE
- a CDS encoding ABC transporter ATP-binding protein, coding for MIATEDQLAQPRLAAARPAQDVVVAVRGLTKVFKDFWGRPKARAVDNVDFEVRRGEVFGLLGPNGSGKSTTVKMLLGLLYPTRGHIEVFHHSPRHVATKSRIGYLPEESYLYRYLDSDETLDFFGNLFSLPPKDRQQRSEQLLEMVGLDKARRRLVGEFSKGMQRRIGLAQALINDPDLVILDEPTAGLDPIGCREVKDLILALARRGKTVILSSHLLADVEDVCDRVVIYYGGKIQAQGTLKELLAQPDTMQITTPLLPRGAVERILEIVRNDVAADKVRIDTPTQNLENYFLGVVQKAKQTEAETSGATSGHRVAAYLRGDADTPVAQPDKILERLTLPTAAQSAPAPVESQPNESVDQKKLEDLTRPQETPAPAPSPVAAGQKEAELQKANEKLSSLLGKPK
- a CDS encoding DUF4149 domain-containing protein, producing MLFFLRCIGIINAAIWLGAAFFSCIILAPALASESMQAILPPSHTGRAWQIVLERYFILQYWCGGIAVVHLLAEWLYTGRPLKPWSVYLALSLLGLGLAGGLWLRPKVTRLHLDLYGARSTPQQRENARRPLRHWEGVLQVCQGLAALGLVVHLVQTSAPVGAPRFLNANKFKG
- the nadD gene encoding nicotinate (nicotinamide) nucleotide adenylyltransferase; its protein translation is MTQRIGLFGGSFNPVHLGHLLVAQAAREELQLDRIVFTPAAMSPFKPGLELAPAAQRLRLLRLALAGRTYCEIDDQEIRRGGISYTIETVREYRCRGPEARLFYLIGADHVPQLPLWRDAEELARLVEFVVIPRPGQAFQEAPAPFRSHPLRGFPLGVSASQIRDRVRDGLPIDSLVPPLVAEAILAGRMYSKKDP